The DNA window GGACGATTATTTTCTTCAGTTTATTGAAATATATCTTCTTTTTAATTTTTATATATCTATTATGATTATATCTTTTTTCTCATTTAATTCATTATAAGAGTTTTCTGATAAAACTACTTTATACATAACTCTATCATTATAACCTTTTTCTTGGATTTCATCTCCATTTTTATAGATTATCTGCTCTATCTCTGAAACTTTGTCATAAGAAAATTCTAAAAGATAGATTTTTTTAGGAATATATTCTATTATTCCAGCCTCTTGAATAGCAAGTTTTGCTGTTTTTGCATAAGCTCTTACAAGTCCACCTGCTCCAAGTTTTATTCCACCAAAATATCTTGTAGCCACAACTACCAAATTTTCAACTTCCATATAAGTTATAATATCCCCCATTGGTTTTCCAGCTGTACCTTTTGGTTCTCCATTGTCATCAACCTTAAAATATTCCTGCCCATTCTCAGTAAGTTTATATGCACTACAATTATGAGTGGCATCATAATGTTTTTCTTTTACCATTTGTATAAATCTCTCTGCTTCTTCCTTTGAGCTAACAGGTTTTATATATCCCATAAATTTTGATTTTTTTTCTTCAAACTCTATTACACATTCTCTCCCTATCGTCTGCATTCTCTCTCCTATCCA is part of the Fusobacterium perfoetens genome and encodes:
- a CDS encoding IMPACT family protein, with product MQTIGRECVIEFEEKKSKFMGYIKPVSSKEEAERFIQMVKEKHYDATHNCSAYKLTENGQEYFKVDDNGEPKGTAGKPMGDIITYMEVENLVVVATRYFGGIKLGAGGLVRAYAKTAKLAIQEAGIIEYIPKKIYLLEFSYDKVSEIEQIIYKNGDEIQEKGYNDRVMYKVVLSENSYNELNEKKDIIIIDI